From Streptomyces durmitorensis, a single genomic window includes:
- a CDS encoding GvpL/GvpF family gas vesicle protein yields the protein MSTYVYGIAASSHPSLPEGMNGVGKPARQVRILKEGDLAAIVSDAPDELRAKRNDLLAHQNVLNEAGAAGPVLPMRFGNVAPDDTAVTSVLAERAEHYRERLTTLAGKVEYNVKASHDEQAALHRVMADNPEVQALAEANRQAGGGSYEQKLQLGEMVVAALQAREREDAVELHRALEPTAHAVSVGPESTGWLANLSFLVERDASAVFLAAVDEVRKGHPHVELRVNGPLPPYSFIEPGPSEPTGATSEAMGSKSGRE from the coding sequence ATGAGTACGTACGTCTATGGCATCGCCGCGAGCTCGCACCCGTCGCTCCCCGAAGGCATGAACGGGGTGGGCAAGCCGGCGCGCCAGGTGCGCATCCTCAAGGAAGGCGATCTGGCGGCGATCGTCAGTGACGCGCCCGACGAGCTGCGCGCCAAGCGCAACGACCTGCTGGCCCACCAGAACGTCCTGAACGAGGCGGGCGCGGCAGGCCCGGTCCTTCCCATGCGGTTCGGCAACGTCGCCCCGGACGACACGGCCGTCACGAGCGTGCTCGCGGAACGCGCCGAGCACTACCGCGAGCGGCTCACGACACTGGCCGGCAAGGTCGAGTACAACGTCAAGGCCAGCCACGACGAACAGGCGGCCCTGCACCGCGTGATGGCCGACAACCCCGAGGTGCAGGCCCTCGCCGAGGCCAACCGGCAGGCGGGCGGCGGCAGTTACGAACAGAAGCTGCAGCTCGGCGAGATGGTGGTGGCCGCGCTGCAGGCCCGGGAGCGCGAGGACGCGGTGGAACTGCACCGCGCCCTGGAGCCGACGGCGCACGCCGTCAGTGTGGGCCCCGAGTCCACGGGATGGCTGGCCAACCTGTCGTTCCTCGTGGAGCGCGACGCGTCCGCGGTGTTCCTTGCCGCCGTCGATGAGGTCCGCAAGGGGCATCCGCACGTCGAACTGCGGGTCAACGGCCCGCTGCCGCCCTACAGCTTCATCGAACCCGGACCCTCGGAGCCGACGGGAGCCACGTCGGAGGCCATGGGCTCCAAGAGCGGCCGGGAGTAG
- a CDS encoding gas vesicle protein — protein sequence MAILNTSPDPAKKKTTSSSQNSRNSSDEHAESGGRAKRRPGPMEVLRTARTQLAELTGMAAESVSSFEQTDDGWTLEIEVLELTRVPDTMSLLASYQVECDPQGELLGYKRVRRYERGRADSHKGGGR from the coding sequence GTGGCCATATTGAACACATCGCCAGATCCAGCGAAGAAGAAGACGACCTCGAGTTCTCAGAACTCGAGGAACTCATCCGACGAACACGCGGAAAGCGGCGGCAGGGCGAAGCGTCGGCCGGGCCCCATGGAGGTGCTGCGCACGGCGCGCACCCAGCTCGCCGAGCTCACCGGGATGGCCGCCGAGTCCGTGTCGTCCTTCGAACAGACCGATGACGGCTGGACGTTGGAGATCGAGGTCCTGGAACTCACCCGGGTTCCGGACACGATGAGTCTCCTCGCCAGCTACCAGGTGGAGTGCGACCCGCAGGGCGAGCTCCTTGGCTACAAACGCGTCCGCCGCTACGAACGCGGGCGCGCCGACTCCCACAAGGGCGGCGGCCGATAG
- a CDS encoding SRPBCC family protein: MSDTLKSATGRAKDNPITGVVQSEAADRLKAEVQEYLAAQAQRLLVGVGHKLGETTGKLNDIADGNSPGFAKLALDGGRKMAEGKGPLRSAIEVGAGRAKDSVVDAFKNMTGGKGRRKGGAGKKPTVIMEFVDVGVPLRTAYDQWTQYQDFSNFAKGVKSANRADDTTSDWQAKVFWSSRSWKAHTTEQVADDRIAWTSEGAKGTTKGVVSFHTLAENLTRVLLVLEYYPKGLFEKTGNIWRAQGRRARLDLKNFARFITIKGEAEDGWRGEIQDGEVVVSHEDALAEEQDEDERDEEQPEESYEEEDEDEDERGAYGEADEEEEGEYEGEYEGEDHEAKYEEDEPEEAEEEAEEDAKYDEEPATSGSRR; this comes from the coding sequence ATGAGTGACACGCTGAAGTCCGCGACGGGACGGGCGAAGGACAACCCCATCACCGGCGTCGTGCAGAGCGAGGCCGCCGACCGGCTCAAGGCGGAGGTCCAGGAGTATCTCGCCGCCCAGGCCCAGCGACTGCTGGTCGGAGTGGGCCACAAGCTCGGCGAGACGACGGGCAAGCTCAACGACATCGCCGACGGCAACAGCCCCGGCTTCGCCAAGCTCGCCCTCGACGGCGGTCGCAAGATGGCCGAGGGCAAGGGGCCGCTGCGGTCCGCTATCGAGGTCGGCGCGGGGCGGGCCAAGGACAGTGTGGTCGACGCCTTCAAGAACATGACCGGAGGCAAGGGCCGCCGCAAGGGCGGGGCCGGCAAGAAGCCGACGGTCATCATGGAGTTCGTGGACGTCGGCGTGCCGCTGCGCACGGCGTACGACCAGTGGACGCAGTACCAGGACTTCAGCAACTTCGCCAAGGGCGTCAAGAGTGCGAACCGCGCCGACGACACCACGTCCGACTGGCAGGCCAAGGTCTTCTGGTCGAGCCGGAGTTGGAAGGCGCACACCACCGAACAGGTGGCGGACGACCGGATCGCCTGGACCTCGGAGGGCGCGAAGGGCACGACGAAGGGTGTCGTCTCCTTCCACACGCTGGCCGAGAACCTCACACGCGTCCTGCTGGTCCTGGAGTACTACCCCAAGGGTCTCTTCGAGAAGACCGGCAACATCTGGCGCGCCCAGGGCCGCCGGGCACGGCTCGACCTGAAGAACTTCGCCCGCTTCATCACCATCAAGGGCGAGGCGGAGGACGGCTGGCGCGGCGAGATCCAGGACGGCGAGGTTGTCGTCAGCCATGAGGACGCGCTCGCGGAGGAGCAGGACGAGGACGAGCGCGACGAGGAGCAGCCGGAGGAGTCCTACGAGGAAGAGGACGAGGACGAGGACGAGCGGGGCGCCTACGGCGAGGCGGATGAAGAGGAGGAGGGCGAGTACGAGGGCGAGTACGAGGGCGAGGACCACGAGGCGAAGTACGAGGAGGACGAGCCGGAAGAGGCAGAAGAAGAGGCGGAAGAAGACGCCAAGTACGACGAAGAGCCCGCGACGAGCGGGAGTCGCCGATGA
- a CDS encoding ABC transporter permease, translating into MSTPVATPPPQGRRMVAVALLVSALVALALWAFAWPAARTAPRDLPLGVAGPAAATAPLQSQLEQQKGAFEIHRYADEAAARDAVEDRAVYGAVVVTPRGMKLLTATAASPVVAQLLEQAVAGQAPEGAEVTTTDVVAAPADDPRGSALGASVLPLAIAGVAAGAVVTMLGLRGIRAVASLVLAAALVGVVAAAVTHSWLGVLTGNWWAEAGVLGFSTLAVGATVAGCAALIGPAGIGVGALTMVLLGNPFSGVTSAPRLLPEPVGFIGQLLPPGAGGTLLRSVSFFDGARITGPLLTLAVWALLGLTAVLLGALRRPSAAARDEATTARETVQVA; encoded by the coding sequence ATGTCCACGCCGGTCGCCACCCCGCCCCCGCAAGGCCGCCGCATGGTGGCGGTGGCCCTCCTGGTCTCCGCGCTCGTGGCCCTCGCCCTGTGGGCCTTCGCCTGGCCCGCCGCGAGGACCGCCCCCCGCGATCTGCCGCTCGGCGTCGCGGGACCCGCCGCCGCGACGGCGCCACTCCAGTCCCAACTGGAGCAGCAGAAGGGCGCGTTCGAGATCCATCGGTACGCCGACGAGGCCGCGGCCCGCGACGCCGTCGAGGACCGGGCCGTGTACGGAGCGGTCGTCGTCACTCCGCGAGGAATGAAACTGCTGACCGCGACCGCGGCGAGCCCGGTGGTCGCCCAGCTCCTGGAGCAGGCGGTGGCCGGTCAGGCTCCGGAGGGGGCCGAGGTGACCACCACCGATGTGGTGGCGGCGCCCGCCGACGACCCTCGGGGCTCCGCTCTCGGGGCGAGCGTGCTGCCGCTGGCGATCGCGGGTGTCGCGGCCGGTGCGGTCGTGACGATGCTCGGCCTGCGCGGCATCCGCGCGGTGGCCTCCCTCGTCCTGGCCGCCGCGCTGGTCGGCGTGGTCGCCGCCGCGGTCACGCACAGCTGGCTGGGCGTGCTGACGGGCAACTGGTGGGCGGAAGCAGGGGTGTTGGGGTTCTCGACGCTCGCGGTGGGAGCCACCGTGGCCGGGTGCGCCGCGCTCATCGGCCCCGCGGGCATCGGGGTCGGCGCGCTGACCATGGTGCTGCTCGGCAACCCGTTCTCCGGCGTGACGTCCGCGCCTCGACTGCTGCCCGAACCGGTCGGATTCATCGGCCAGTTGCTGCCGCCCGGCGCCGGCGGCACCCTGCTGCGCTCGGTCTCCTTCTTCGACGGCGCGCGCATCACGGGCCCCCTGCTCACCCTCGCCGTCTGGGCCCTGCTCGGCCTGACGGCCGTACTGCTCGGTGCGCTTCGCCGCCCCTCCGCCGCGGCACGCGACGAGGCAACGACGGCGCGGGAGACGGTGCAGGTCGCCTGA
- a CDS encoding gas vesicle protein — MTMPGRIPEPYGQGGGANLADILERVLDKGIVIAGDIRINLLDIELLTIKLRLIVCSVDKAKEMGIDWWEDDPELSSRAHSKELTRENAELRAHVAELEQLEQGRTERRKPARRKVEQGKAEQGKAEQGKAEESS, encoded by the coding sequence ATGACGATGCCTGGTCGGATCCCGGAGCCGTACGGGCAGGGCGGCGGCGCGAACCTGGCCGACATCCTGGAGCGCGTGCTCGACAAGGGCATCGTGATCGCGGGTGACATCAGGATCAACCTGCTCGACATCGAACTGCTCACCATCAAGCTGCGGCTCATCGTCTGCTCCGTCGACAAGGCGAAGGAGATGGGAATCGACTGGTGGGAGGACGACCCCGAGCTGTCCTCCCGTGCACACAGCAAGGAACTCACGCGTGAGAACGCCGAGTTGCGTGCCCATGTCGCCGAGCTTGAGCAACTGGAGCAAGGCAGGACGGAGCGGCGGAAGCCGGCGCGACGCAAGGTGGAACAAGGCAAGGCGGAGCAAGGCAAGGCGGAGCAAGGCAAGGCGGAGGAAAGCTCATGA
- a CDS encoding TetR/AcrR family transcriptional regulator — MARVSQEHLDARRRQIMDGAALCFARNGFHATSMQDVLKEVGLSAGAVYRYFRGKEELIGAIVGEVLEWLQATFEAAAQETPPPPPDVLVGRALTQVLAQNQGGGEGETPYFPRLIVQVWAETLRNEELATVMRQGYAKVRVAWVKIVEGYQAAGMMRDDVPADHVARVMVATAQGFAAQLALFDEVPVEALQDGLRGLMSMGKPT, encoded by the coding sequence ATGGCCCGCGTATCCCAGGAGCACCTCGACGCACGCCGCCGCCAGATCATGGACGGCGCCGCCCTCTGCTTCGCCCGCAATGGCTTCCACGCCACCTCGATGCAGGACGTGCTCAAGGAGGTAGGCCTCTCCGCCGGAGCGGTCTACCGCTACTTCCGGGGCAAGGAGGAGCTGATCGGGGCGATCGTCGGTGAGGTCCTCGAATGGCTCCAGGCGACCTTCGAGGCGGCTGCCCAGGAGACCCCGCCGCCACCGCCGGACGTGCTGGTCGGCCGCGCGCTGACCCAGGTGCTCGCCCAGAACCAGGGCGGCGGCGAGGGGGAGACGCCGTACTTCCCGCGTCTGATCGTCCAGGTGTGGGCGGAGACCCTCCGCAACGAAGAGCTCGCCACCGTGATGAGGCAGGGGTACGCCAAGGTGCGGGTGGCCTGGGTGAAGATCGTCGAGGGGTATCAGGCGGCGGGCATGATGCGGGACGACGTCCCGGCCGACCACGTCGCGCGGGTGATGGTCGCCACGGCCCAGGGGTTCGCCGCGCAGCTCGCGCTCTTCGACGAGGTTCCGGTCGAGGCGCTGCAGGACGGCCTGCGCGGCTTGATGAGTATGGGGAAGCCCACTTGA
- a CDS encoding gas vesicle structural protein GvpA, translating into MTVVPAQQAGGSGGTSGLYDVLELVLDRGLVIDAFVRVSIVGIEILKIDVRVVVASVDTYLRFAEACNRLDLEAGPHKSPGLPDLVGEVTESGARGKSKGALSGAAETISDAFKQSREESQSESRPRARKSTSARRKEEQE; encoded by the coding sequence ATGACCGTTGTCCCTGCACAGCAAGCCGGCGGATCGGGCGGCACCAGTGGCCTGTACGACGTCCTGGAGCTAGTCCTCGACCGCGGTCTCGTCATCGACGCCTTCGTGCGTGTCTCGATCGTGGGCATCGAGATCCTGAAGATCGACGTGCGAGTGGTCGTCGCCAGCGTCGACACCTATCTGCGCTTCGCCGAGGCGTGCAACCGACTCGACCTGGAGGCGGGCCCGCACAAGAGTCCCGGACTCCCCGACCTCGTGGGCGAGGTCACCGAATCCGGTGCGCGCGGCAAGTCCAAGGGTGCGCTCTCCGGCGCCGCCGAGACCATCTCCGACGCGTTCAAGCAGTCCCGTGAAGAGAGTCAGTCGGAGTCCCGCCCGCGCGCCCGCAAGAGCACGTCCGCGCGCAGGAAGGAGGAGCAGGAATGA
- a CDS encoding ANTAR domain-containing protein: MTERALPAQLAEGSEAPPDAPSCPTTGHVEQDPRVELGQLRRAMRTRPVIDMARGVLMASFGLSADDAWDVLVSVSQNTNTKLHVVAAELVDAATGGEIPKPFRRQLAATVAQLQEPPTAPHTDEG; this comes from the coding sequence ATGACCGAACGTGCACTTCCCGCGCAGCTCGCGGAGGGCAGCGAAGCCCCACCCGACGCGCCCTCCTGCCCGACGACCGGTCACGTCGAGCAGGACCCGCGGGTCGAACTCGGTCAGTTGCGGCGGGCCATGCGGACGCGGCCCGTCATCGACATGGCGCGCGGAGTCCTGATGGCGTCCTTCGGACTGAGCGCCGATGACGCGTGGGACGTCCTCGTCTCGGTCTCCCAGAACACGAACACCAAGCTGCATGTCGTGGCCGCCGAACTCGTCGATGCCGCCACGGGAGGTGAGATCCCGAAGCCGTTCCGACGGCAACTGGCCGCGACGGTCGCCCAGCTCCAGGAGCCGCCGACGGCACCCCACACCGACGAGGGATGA
- a CDS encoding gas vesicle protein GvpG: MGLIGEVLMLPFAPVRGGLWAVSQVLAEAERLYYDPATVRAELALLEQRLESGEIGEEEFDRQEDELLDRLEIGLRAGAGTDNGTTR, encoded by the coding sequence ATGGGACTGATCGGCGAAGTGCTGATGCTGCCGTTCGCGCCCGTGCGCGGCGGCCTCTGGGCGGTGAGCCAGGTACTCGCCGAGGCCGAGCGTCTGTACTACGACCCGGCCACTGTCCGGGCCGAACTCGCCCTTCTCGAGCAGCGGCTCGAGTCGGGGGAGATCGGCGAGGAGGAATTCGACCGCCAGGAGGACGAGTTGCTCGACCGCCTGGAAATCGGCCTGCGCGCAGGCGCGGGAACTGACAACGGGACCACACGATGA
- a CDS encoding helix-turn-helix transcriptional regulator yields the protein MGAVPEPHIGWTFLTNHARVLAAIADDPATRIRDIAARCRLTERAVQKIVADLEGGGYLSHTRQGRSNAYRIEAGTILRHPAESGLAVAELLTLLVQHDDERSEEPRRLQATPSHTSDPDTAP from the coding sequence ATGGGTGCAGTACCTGAACCACACATCGGTTGGACCTTCCTCACCAACCACGCCCGCGTGCTGGCCGCGATCGCCGACGACCCCGCCACCCGCATCCGGGACATCGCCGCGCGCTGCCGACTCACCGAGCGTGCCGTGCAGAAGATCGTCGCGGATCTGGAGGGGGGTGGATATCTCTCCCACACACGCCAGGGCCGCTCCAACGCGTACCGCATCGAAGCGGGGACCATCCTGCGCCACCCGGCCGAATCGGGTCTCGCGGTGGCGGAACTCCTGACGCTCCTCGTCCAGCACGACGACGAACGCAGCGAAGAGCCGCGGCGGTTGCAGGCCACGCCTTCGCACACGTCCGACCCGGATACCGCCCCCTGA
- a CDS encoding DNA primase has product MNRLGLGLAVGAGYVLGRTKKMKLAFAVGTMVAGKRMNLSPRALGDLLSQQLQNNPQFKEIGDQLRGDLRGVGKAATGALVERQISGLADRLHGRTADVRDQLAGVKPDIPGRGSEREAEEPDDAYEEYDDRDARDDQDDRDDRDDRDDRDHEPAEAESEEESEERPRPRKKAPAQKAAPKKAAAKKSPAGKAAAKSPARKTPAKKAPARAAAKTSARRATGARLPKEGGRDE; this is encoded by the coding sequence ATGAATCGACTGGGACTTGGCCTCGCCGTAGGGGCCGGATACGTCCTCGGACGTACGAAGAAGATGAAGCTCGCGTTCGCGGTCGGCACCATGGTGGCCGGCAAGCGGATGAACCTGAGCCCGCGGGCCCTTGGGGACCTGCTGTCTCAACAGCTTCAGAACAACCCGCAGTTCAAGGAGATCGGCGACCAGCTGCGCGGGGATCTGCGCGGGGTCGGGAAGGCCGCCACCGGAGCACTGGTGGAGCGTCAGATCTCCGGACTCGCCGACCGGCTGCACGGAAGGACGGCGGATGTCCGCGATCAACTCGCGGGCGTGAAGCCGGACATACCGGGGCGCGGCAGCGAGCGCGAGGCGGAGGAGCCGGACGACGCGTACGAGGAGTACGACGACCGGGACGCACGGGACGACCAGGACGACCGCGACGACCGGGACGACCGCGACGACCGGGACCACGAGCCCGCAGAGGCGGAGTCCGAGGAGGAGTCCGAGGAGAGGCCCCGGCCGAGGAAGAAGGCTCCTGCGCAGAAGGCCGCCCCCAAGAAGGCGGCAGCCAAGAAGAGCCCCGCCGGAAAGGCGGCGGCGAAGAGCCCTGCCAGGAAGACGCCGGCGAAGAAGGCCCCCGCCAGGGCCGCGGCGAAGACTTCCGCACGCCGCGCCACCGGGGCCCGGTTGCCGAAGGAGGGTGGCCGCGATGAGTGA
- a CDS encoding WhiB family transcriptional regulator, whose product MTSALCAREDPELFFPVSATGPALREELAAKRICLRCPVLRPCLAWAIDSGQAYGVWGGTNAEQRAVLRQKAGSSAPARLSSAEPRSAAPSDAPTNPAPPRAD is encoded by the coding sequence ATGACCAGCGCGCTCTGCGCGCGAGAGGACCCCGAGCTCTTCTTCCCCGTCAGCGCGACCGGCCCCGCTCTGCGCGAGGAGCTGGCCGCCAAGCGGATCTGCCTGCGCTGCCCCGTCCTCCGGCCCTGCCTCGCCTGGGCCATCGACAGCGGTCAGGCGTACGGCGTCTGGGGCGGAACCAACGCGGAGCAGCGTGCGGTGCTGCGCCAGAAGGCCGGCAGCTCCGCACCCGCACGGCTCAGTTCTGCAGAGCCGCGATCCGCAGCGCCATCGGATGCGCCAACGAATCCGGCACCACCTCGCGCTGACTGA
- a CDS encoding Ppx/GppA family phosphatase — MRLSVMDVGSNAVRLVVVDAEDGVPLPVHTAKWRVRLSEEVGPTGVIPEEAVGQLVTAVSEAARTARRWGSAEPLAFATTVVRSAPNRLDVLRMISEETGVALCTMPGEVEAELTFLGARRWMGWRAGPLALFDIGGGSLEVAFGRGRLPDYVASLPLGARRLTREFFEGEDPPTEQSVKALRRKVRHQLRDVAARIRWEGPRTAVATSRTFQQLARLGGAAPGRHGPFMARQLSRAELRLCRDRLAALPAAERARLPGVSAPRAVQSLAGAIVGHTAMKLTGIKTVTICPWAIREGVLLRHMEDGGAWWAEVSQREVVPDSLAHPMALRIAALQN; from the coding sequence ATGCGATTGAGTGTGATGGATGTGGGTTCCAACGCGGTCCGGCTGGTCGTCGTGGACGCCGAGGACGGTGTGCCGTTGCCGGTTCACACCGCCAAGTGGAGAGTGAGACTCTCCGAAGAGGTCGGGCCGACGGGGGTGATCCCCGAGGAAGCCGTGGGGCAGCTCGTCACCGCGGTCTCCGAGGCCGCGAGGACCGCCCGGCGATGGGGCTCGGCGGAGCCGCTGGCCTTCGCCACGACCGTCGTACGCAGCGCGCCCAACCGGCTGGACGTGCTGCGGATGATAAGTGAGGAGACCGGCGTGGCGCTGTGCACCATGCCCGGAGAGGTGGAGGCCGAACTCACCTTTCTGGGCGCCCGCCGGTGGATGGGCTGGCGAGCCGGGCCCCTCGCGCTGTTCGACATCGGCGGTGGCTCGCTCGAGGTGGCCTTCGGGCGCGGAAGGCTGCCGGACTACGTGGCCTCGCTGCCCCTCGGCGCGCGCCGGCTGACCCGGGAGTTCTTCGAGGGCGAGGATCCGCCGACCGAGCAGAGTGTGAAGGCGCTGCGGCGCAAGGTGCGCCATCAGCTGCGGGACGTCGCCGCGCGCATCCGCTGGGAGGGGCCGCGCACCGCCGTGGCGACGTCACGGACGTTCCAGCAGCTGGCGCGGCTCGGGGGCGCCGCCCCCGGCCGCCACGGACCGTTCATGGCGCGGCAGCTGAGCCGCGCGGAGCTGCGCCTGTGCCGTGACCGGCTCGCCGCGCTGCCGGCGGCCGAGCGTGCCCGGCTGCCGGGGGTGTCGGCGCCGCGGGCCGTGCAGAGCCTGGCGGGCGCGATCGTGGGGCACACGGCGATGAAGCTGACGGGCATCAAGACGGTCACCATCTGCCCCTGGGCCATCCGTGAAGGCGTGCTTCTGCGGCACATGGAGGACGGCGGGGCGTGGTGGGCGGAAGTCAGTCAGCGCGAGGTGGTGCCGGATTCGTTGGCGCATCCGATGGCGCTGCGGATCGCGGCTCTGCAGAACTGA
- a CDS encoding GvpL/GvpF family gas vesicle protein, which produces MSGLRYVYAICRPFDAALQAQVTGVDGAPPGQLSHHGLIAVVGTVPEGDFGEEPLRRHLEDLDWLSATARAHQAVIDALTAVTTPLPMRLATVFRDDAGVRVMMEEREAAFLRTLDRLDGRVEWGVKIHAEAEPAPAAEKPEKAASGRDYLRQRRQRNRAHEEMWESAEKFARRLHDTLCGHAEDARLHAPQNSALSQESGRNVLNAAYLVPRSESEAFVELVERVKGEEPGLRVELTGPWAAYSFAGLEDDADDADGVDGVAREAGS; this is translated from the coding sequence ATGAGCGGACTGCGGTACGTCTACGCCATCTGCCGCCCCTTCGACGCGGCACTCCAGGCGCAGGTGACCGGGGTGGACGGCGCGCCCCCCGGTCAGCTGTCGCACCACGGCCTGATCGCCGTGGTCGGCACCGTGCCGGAGGGCGACTTCGGCGAGGAGCCCCTCCGGCGCCACTTGGAGGACCTGGACTGGCTGAGCGCTACCGCGCGTGCCCACCAGGCGGTGATCGACGCGCTCACCGCGGTCACCACGCCGCTGCCGATGCGGCTCGCCACCGTGTTCCGGGACGACGCGGGCGTGCGCGTGATGATGGAGGAGCGGGAGGCCGCGTTCCTGCGGACGCTCGACCGGCTCGACGGCCGCGTGGAGTGGGGCGTCAAGATCCATGCCGAGGCGGAGCCCGCCCCCGCGGCCGAGAAGCCGGAGAAGGCCGCGTCGGGCCGGGACTATCTGCGGCAGCGCCGGCAGCGGAACAGGGCCCATGAGGAGATGTGGGAGAGCGCCGAGAAGTTCGCGCGCCGCCTGCACGACACGCTCTGCGGACACGCCGAGGACGCCAGGCTGCACGCACCCCAGAACTCCGCGCTCTCCCAGGAGTCGGGCCGCAACGTACTCAACGCCGCCTATCTGGTGCCGCGTTCGGAGTCGGAGGCCTTCGTCGAACTGGTGGAACGCGTGAAGGGCGAGGAGCCGGGCCTGCGCGTGGAACTCACCGGACCGTGGGCGGCGTACTCCTTCGCGGGCCTGGAGGACGACGCGGACGACGCGGACGGCGTGGACGGCGTGGCGAGGGAGGCGGGGTCGTGA
- a CDS encoding type 1 glutamine amidotransferase domain-containing protein — translation MRIAFLMAPEGVEQIELTDPWKAVTDAGGEPVLVSTRPGHIQAFDHLDKADTFPVDEVVGEVSADSFDGLVLPGGVANPDALRLDEGAVSFVRDFFDRGRPVAAICHAPWVLVEADVVSGRGLTSFPSIRTDIRNAGGTWVDEQVKICHDGPNTLITSRRPDDLKAFSEAFLTEFAKPASAH, via the coding sequence ATGCGTATCGCGTTCCTGATGGCACCCGAGGGCGTCGAGCAGATCGAACTCACCGACCCCTGGAAGGCGGTGACCGACGCGGGCGGTGAGCCCGTCCTCGTGTCCACGCGGCCTGGCCACATCCAGGCCTTCGACCATCTCGACAAGGCCGACACGTTCCCCGTGGACGAGGTGGTCGGCGAGGTGTCGGCCGACTCCTTCGACGGGCTCGTCCTGCCGGGTGGCGTGGCCAACCCGGACGCGCTGCGCCTCGACGAAGGTGCCGTGTCCTTCGTGCGCGACTTCTTCGACCGCGGCCGCCCGGTCGCCGCGATCTGCCACGCCCCGTGGGTCCTCGTCGAGGCGGACGTCGTCTCGGGCCGGGGACTCACCTCCTTCCCCAGCATCCGCACGGACATCCGCAACGCGGGCGGCACCTGGGTCGACGAGCAGGTCAAGATCTGCCACGACGGGCCCAACACGCTGATCACCAGCCGTAGGCCGGACGACCTGAAGGCGTTCTCCGAGGCATTCCTGACGGAGTTCGCGAAGCCGGCCTCCGCTCACTGA
- a CDS encoding gas vesicle protein: MTVVERREVALVDLLDRLLAGGVVITGDLTLRIADVDLVRIDLNALISSVNEQVPSPFEELL; the protein is encoded by the coding sequence GTGACCGTCGTCGAACGCCGGGAGGTGGCCCTGGTGGACCTGCTCGACCGGCTGCTGGCGGGCGGGGTCGTCATCACCGGGGACCTCACCTTGCGCATCGCGGACGTCGACCTGGTCCGCATCGACCTGAACGCACTCATCAGCTCGGTGAACGAGCAAGTGCCCTCGCCTTTTGAGGAGTTGCTGTGA
- a CDS encoding gas vesicle protein K, which translates to MSERTPGKNRLELEPDTVERDLIKLVLTVVELLRQLMERQAVRRFDTGDLSEDQEERIGLTLMLLDDRMTELRERYGLRPEDLNLDLGPLGPLLPRE; encoded by the coding sequence GTGAGCGAGCGGACTCCGGGAAAGAACCGCCTCGAACTCGAGCCGGACACGGTGGAACGCGACCTGATCAAACTCGTCCTGACCGTCGTGGAGCTGCTGCGTCAGCTCATGGAGCGGCAGGCCGTGCGCCGGTTCGACACCGGGGATCTGAGCGAGGACCAGGAGGAACGCATCGGACTCACACTGATGCTCCTCGACGACCGCATGACCGAACTGCGCGAGCGCTACGGCCTGCGGCCCGAGGACCTGAACCTGGATCTCGGGCCGCTGGGACCGCTGCTGCCGAGGGAGTAG
- a CDS encoding type II toxin-antitoxin system Phd/YefM family antitoxin translates to MAYEIPVTQARAELADLINRVVYGGERVVVTRHGKPLVALVSAADLERLEAMADVDVDEEQVVSSVSSLRSTSSPSAGAGERQRFGIAAEHRGPNAT, encoded by the coding sequence ATGGCCTACGAGATTCCGGTGACGCAAGCCCGAGCAGAGCTCGCCGATCTGATCAACCGCGTCGTCTACGGCGGCGAGCGGGTGGTCGTCACCCGCCATGGCAAGCCACTCGTGGCCCTTGTCTCCGCCGCCGACCTGGAACGGCTCGAGGCGATGGCGGACGTGGACGTGGACGAGGAGCAGGTGGTCAGCTCCGTCTCGTCGTTGCGCTCCACCTCGTCCCCGTCGGCGGGTGCGGGTGAACGGCAGCGCTTCGGTATCGCCGCCGAACACCGGGGGCCCAACGCGACGTAG